One window of Hymenobacter sp. BRD128 genomic DNA carries:
- a CDS encoding serine O-acetyltransferase, with protein MSATALETFAEQLARAHAAVPTALPGPAFCALAEQVLAVLFPERAARPLAGTDAVAATLYHLQAELAELLAQVPGLPNAPGTLADSLFNGLPTLREALLRDAEATLAADPAAQSISEILTTYPGFYATALHRLAHALHQRGVPRLPRLLSEYAHQRTGIDIHPGARIGAAFCIDHGTGIVIGETAEIGAHVQIYQGVTLGALSVAKALQGLKRHPTIEDHVVIYANATILGGSTVIGTYSIIGGNVWLTESVPSHSRVYHRAQLHMARQDDPAGELIFSI; from the coding sequence GTGTCTGCCACTGCCCTCGAAACTTTTGCCGAGCAATTGGCGCGGGCGCACGCGGCCGTGCCCACCGCCCTGCCGGGGCCCGCTTTCTGCGCGCTAGCCGAGCAGGTGCTGGCCGTGCTCTTTCCCGAGCGGGCCGCCCGGCCGCTGGCCGGCACCGATGCCGTAGCTGCCACCCTCTACCACTTGCAGGCCGAGCTAGCCGAGCTGCTGGCCCAGGTACCCGGCCTGCCCAACGCCCCCGGCACGCTCGCCGACAGCTTGTTTAATGGCCTGCCCACGCTGCGCGAGGCACTGCTGCGCGATGCCGAAGCTACCCTGGCTGCCGACCCCGCTGCCCAGAGCATCAGTGAGATACTGACTACTTACCCTGGGTTTTACGCTACCGCCCTGCACCGGCTAGCCCACGCGCTGCACCAGCGCGGTGTGCCGCGCCTGCCGCGCCTGCTAAGTGAGTACGCTCACCAGCGCACGGGCATTGACATTCACCCTGGGGCGCGCATCGGCGCGGCCTTCTGCATCGACCACGGCACGGGCATCGTCATTGGCGAAACGGCCGAGATTGGTGCGCACGTGCAAATTTACCAAGGCGTTACGCTAGGAGCCTTGAGCGTGGCGAAGGCTTTACAGGGCCTCAAGCGCCACCCGACTATTGAGGACCACGTCGTGATTTACGCTAACGCCACCATTCTGGGGGGCAGCACGGTAATTGGTACGTACAGCATTATCGGCGGCAACGTGTGGCTGACCGAAAGCGTGCCTTCGCACTCGCGGGTGTATCACCGGGCGCAGCTGCACATGGCCCGGCAGGATGACCCGGCCGGCGAACTCATATTTTCGATTTAA
- a CDS encoding cupin domain-containing protein, with protein sequence MSTSNANAASAAVSADGAKHLAAGHHVALRLWENEAPGEPKPLSNKPYETVGYVLKGRAELHLEGKVTPLEPGASYLVPQGASHTYKILETFSAIEATSPPQV encoded by the coding sequence ATGTCTACTTCCAACGCCAATGCCGCTTCGGCCGCAGTGAGCGCCGATGGCGCCAAACACTTGGCCGCCGGCCACCACGTAGCTCTGCGCCTCTGGGAAAACGAAGCGCCCGGCGAGCCCAAACCGCTCAGCAACAAGCCCTACGAAACCGTAGGCTACGTACTCAAGGGCCGCGCCGAGCTGCACCTCGAAGGCAAGGTAACGCCCCTGGAGCCCGGCGCCTCCTACCTGGTGCCGCAGGGTGCCTCGCATACCTACAAGATTCTCGAAACCTTTTCGGCTATTGAGGCCACTTCGCCGCCCCAGGTGTAA
- a CDS encoding YheT family hydrolase, producing the protein MPLLPASAYRPATLLANGHLQTIAASTLRRVPEVRYQRERLELPDGDFVDLDWSLVTAGQPAPRLGIISHGLEGDSNRPYVRGMARALNQAGFDALAWNYRGCGGETNRLLRAYHLGDTDDLAEVIGHAADVKNYPEIFLTGFSAGGNVTLKYLGENAARVPPQVKRAAVFSVPTDLKASSVHISRWQNQIYLRRFMSSLKEKMRAKDSHLPGQLDLTELNQLRDFPQFDERYTAPLHGFASADDYYEQSASGRYLAGIRIPTLLVNALNDPFLPASCFPREAAAASEFFYLETPAGGGHVGFNEGGPAGPYYSERRAVDFFTRAVPG; encoded by the coding sequence ATGCCGCTCCTTCCTGCTTCTGCTTATCGCCCGGCTACTTTGCTTGCCAATGGCCACCTGCAAACCATTGCGGCCAGCACCCTGCGCCGGGTGCCGGAAGTGCGCTACCAGCGCGAGCGGCTGGAACTGCCCGACGGCGATTTTGTGGACCTCGACTGGTCGCTGGTCACGGCGGGCCAGCCGGCCCCGCGGCTAGGCATCATTTCGCACGGGCTGGAGGGCGACAGCAACCGGCCCTACGTGCGCGGCATGGCGCGGGCCCTCAACCAGGCGGGTTTTGATGCGCTGGCCTGGAACTACCGGGGTTGCGGCGGCGAAACCAACCGCCTGCTGCGTGCCTATCACCTCGGCGATACCGACGACCTAGCCGAAGTAATCGGGCACGCGGCGGACGTAAAAAACTACCCGGAAATCTTCCTGACCGGCTTCTCAGCCGGCGGTAATGTGACGCTAAAATACCTGGGCGAAAACGCGGCGCGCGTACCGCCGCAGGTGAAGCGGGCGGCGGTATTTTCGGTGCCAACCGACCTCAAGGCCAGTTCGGTACACATCAGCCGCTGGCAAAATCAGATTTACCTGCGCCGCTTTATGAGCTCGCTCAAGGAGAAAATGCGGGCCAAAGACAGCCACCTGCCCGGTCAGCTCGACTTGACGGAGCTTAACCAGCTGCGCGATTTTCCGCAGTTTGACGAGCGCTACACGGCGCCGCTGCACGGCTTTGCCTCAGCCGACGACTACTACGAGCAGTCGGCCTCGGGGCGCTACCTGGCGGGCATTCGCATTCCGACGCTGCTGGTAAATGCCCTGAACGACCCCTTCCTGCCCGCTAGCTGCTTTCCGCGGGAGGCGGCGGCGGCCAGCGAGTTTTTTTACCTCGAAACCCCGGCCGGCGGCGGGCACGTAGGCTTCAACGAAGGTGGTCCGGCTGGCCCGTATTACTCGGAGCGGCGCGCCGTTGACTTTTTCACCCGTGCGGTGCCGGGGTAG
- the rpsT gene encoding 30S ribosomal protein S20 — protein MANHKSAIKRIRSNEAKRVLNRYQHKSTRTAIKKLRGTTDKSAAQELLKKVTSMLDRLAKKNIIHKNKAANNKSKLTKLVNAL, from the coding sequence ATGGCAAACCATAAGTCGGCTATTAAGCGCATCCGCAGCAACGAAGCGAAGCGCGTACTAAACCGCTACCAGCATAAGTCTACCCGCACGGCTATCAAGAAACTGCGCGGCACTACCGACAAGTCGGCCGCCCAGGAGCTGCTGAAGAAAGTGACCTCAATGCTGGACCGCCTGGCTAAGAAGAACATCATCCACAAAAACAAAGCTGCTAACAACAAGAGCAAGCTGACAAAACTCGTTAACGCGCTTTAG
- the pyk gene encoding pyruvate kinase: MQPSPVSFNKTKIVATVGPASNTYERLGMLIREGVDVFRLNFSHGAYEEHLAVINTVRRLNKDMRTNVGLLQDLQGPKIRLGEVEGGGVEIKRGDKIKLVCGEKEISTATRLSTIYLGLARDVKPGDQILIDDGKIELKVLATDRDKEVDVEVVYGGLVKPRKGINLPDSEVSAPSMTEKDIEDLKFGLEHDVDWVALSFARKAEDIRFIKNLIAEAGKTTRVVAKIETPDGLRNIDEIIALTDAVMVARGDLGVEVKMEEVPMAQKMIIEKCNKAGKPVIVATQMMESMITAPRPTRAETSDVANAVLDGADAVMLSAETAVGQYPAEVIRSMVATILSVESRSPKLFYKWWPVDAAAPTFVEDSILSASCHLAKNTTARVITGMTGKGYTAFQLAKYRPKADIFIFTDNRPLLTVLSLVWGVRCFYYDRFNSTDSTIADIKNILMTTGHLNTGNVFITTGTMPISERGRANMVKVSVA, translated from the coding sequence ATGCAACCGTCCCCCGTGTCGTTTAATAAAACCAAAATCGTGGCCACCGTTGGCCCCGCTTCCAACACCTACGAGCGCCTCGGCATGCTCATCCGCGAGGGCGTCGATGTGTTTCGCCTCAACTTTTCGCACGGGGCCTACGAGGAGCACCTGGCGGTGATTAATACCGTGCGTCGCCTTAATAAGGATATGCGCACCAACGTAGGGCTGCTGCAAGACCTGCAGGGACCAAAAATCCGTTTGGGTGAGGTCGAAGGTGGCGGCGTCGAAATCAAGCGCGGCGACAAAATAAAGCTGGTGTGCGGCGAAAAGGAAATCAGCACGGCCACGCGCCTGAGCACCATCTACCTGGGGCTAGCCCGCGATGTGAAGCCCGGCGACCAGATTCTCATCGACGACGGCAAGATTGAGCTGAAGGTGCTCGCTACCGACCGCGACAAGGAAGTGGATGTGGAAGTGGTGTACGGGGGCCTCGTGAAGCCCCGCAAGGGCATCAACCTGCCCGACTCGGAGGTTTCGGCCCCGAGCATGACGGAAAAGGACATTGAGGACCTGAAATTTGGCTTGGAGCACGACGTGGATTGGGTAGCCTTGAGCTTTGCCCGCAAAGCGGAGGATATTCGCTTTATCAAAAACCTGATTGCGGAAGCCGGCAAAACCACCCGTGTGGTGGCCAAGATTGAAACGCCCGATGGCCTGCGCAACATCGACGAAATCATTGCCCTCACTGATGCCGTGATGGTAGCCCGCGGCGACCTCGGCGTGGAGGTGAAGATGGAGGAGGTGCCGATGGCCCAGAAGATGATTATCGAGAAGTGCAACAAGGCCGGCAAGCCCGTTATCGTGGCCACCCAGATGATGGAGAGCATGATAACGGCCCCGCGCCCCACCCGTGCCGAAACCAGCGACGTGGCCAACGCCGTGCTCGACGGCGCCGACGCCGTGATGCTCTCGGCCGAAACCGCCGTGGGCCAGTACCCGGCCGAGGTTATCCGCTCGATGGTCGCTACCATCCTGAGCGTGGAAAGCCGCAGTCCTAAGCTGTTCTACAAGTGGTGGCCTGTGGATGCCGCCGCGCCTACCTTCGTGGAAGACAGCATCCTGTCGGCTTCGTGCCACCTAGCCAAGAATACCACGGCCCGCGTTATCACCGGCATGACGGGCAAAGGCTACACGGCTTTCCAGCTAGCTAAGTACCGCCCCAAGGCCGACATCTTCATCTTCACCGACAACCGGCCGCTGCTCACCGTGCTGAGCCTGGTGTGGGGCGTGCGGTGCTTCTACTACGACCGCTTCAACAGCACCGACAGCACCATTGCCGACATCAAAAATATCCTGATGACTACCGGCCACCTTAACACGGGCAATGTGTTTATCACGACGGGCACCATGCCCATCAGCGAGCGCGGCCGGGCCAACATGGTGAAAGTGAGCGTAGCATAA
- a CDS encoding IPExxxVDY family protein yields MKTLTLEPEYDCDFALFGLVSSTRDYTLAWSLNRGLRMRLVRQPDFVLNLVQQGALAFSYYLYGTEALTLRLLRNRAALPSTLAKPFLAPDIREYDYLLQVHGGADEWAGTELLDRLTALPLVQYASEFDPNELKYKENLIF; encoded by the coding sequence ATGAAAACCCTCACCCTGGAGCCAGAGTACGACTGCGACTTTGCGCTGTTTGGCCTCGTGTCGAGCACCCGCGACTACACGCTGGCCTGGAGCCTCAACCGGGGCCTGCGCATGCGCCTGGTGCGCCAGCCCGACTTTGTGCTGAATCTGGTGCAGCAGGGGGCCCTGGCGTTCAGCTATTACCTCTACGGTACGGAAGCGCTTACCTTGCGCCTGCTGCGCAACCGCGCCGCGCTGCCCTCTACGCTAGCCAAGCCGTTTCTGGCCCCCGACATTCGCGAGTACGACTACCTGCTGCAAGTGCACGGCGGCGCCGACGAGTGGGCCGGCACCGAGCTGCTCGACCGCCTCACGGCCCTGCCCCTGGTGCAGTACGCCAGCGAGTTTGACCCCAACGAATTGAAATACAAAGAAAATCTGATTTTTTAA
- a CDS encoding acyl carrier protein: protein MSEIAEKVKAIIIDKLGVEASEVTPEASFTNDLGADSLDTVELIMEFEKEFNVSIPDDQAENIQTVGQAVSYLEEHAK, encoded by the coding sequence ATGTCTGAAATCGCCGAAAAAGTAAAAGCCATCATTATCGACAAGCTGGGCGTTGAAGCCTCGGAAGTAACTCCGGAAGCCAGCTTCACCAACGACCTGGGTGCCGATTCGCTCGACACCGTGGAGCTGATTATGGAATTCGAAAAGGAATTCAACGTTAGCATCCCCGATGACCAGGCTGAGAACATCCAGACCGTGGGACAGGCAGTAAGCTACCTCGAAGAGCACGCTAAGTAG
- the fabF gene encoding beta-ketoacyl-ACP synthase II, which yields MSSIRRVVVTGIGAITPLGNTAAAYWEGLVNGVSGAAPITRFDATKFKTRFACEVKNYNPNDYFERKQGPKMDLFTQFAVIASDEAIADAGLLTSGVDKDRVGVIWGSGIGGLKSLQEECFQFERGDGTPRYSPFFIPRMIADSSSGNISIKNGFRGPNYVTTSACASSNDALIAAFNNIRLGLADAIVTGGSEAAITESGVGGFNALKAMSERNDDPASASRPYDKDRDGFVLGEGAGALVLEEYEHAKARGAKIYCEVIGGGMSSDAYHITAPDPSGSGVVLVMRNALRDAGIQPEDVDYINTHGTSTPLGDGAEIKAIETVFGEHAAKLNISSTKSMTGHLLGGAGGIEAVASILAMQHGMVPPTINLHTPDPEINQNLNFTPNVAQKRDVNVAISNTFGFGGHNTSVVFRKLAE from the coding sequence ATGTCGTCAATCCGCCGCGTTGTCGTAACCGGTATTGGGGCCATCACCCCGCTGGGTAACACTGCCGCCGCCTACTGGGAAGGGCTCGTAAATGGGGTCAGCGGGGCCGCACCCATCACCCGCTTCGACGCCACCAAGTTTAAAACCCGCTTTGCCTGCGAGGTAAAAAACTACAACCCCAACGATTATTTCGAGCGCAAGCAAGGGCCTAAAATGGACTTGTTTACGCAGTTTGCCGTTATCGCTTCCGACGAGGCCATTGCCGACGCCGGCCTGCTGACGAGCGGCGTCGATAAGGACCGCGTGGGCGTTATCTGGGGCTCGGGCATCGGCGGGCTGAAGTCGCTGCAGGAAGAGTGCTTCCAGTTTGAGCGCGGCGATGGCACGCCCCGGTACTCGCCGTTCTTCATTCCGCGCATGATTGCCGACTCGTCGTCGGGCAATATTTCCATCAAGAATGGTTTTCGCGGACCTAACTACGTGACTACCTCGGCCTGCGCCTCGTCGAACGACGCGCTGATTGCGGCTTTCAACAATATCCGGCTAGGGCTAGCCGACGCCATCGTCACCGGCGGCTCGGAGGCGGCCATCACCGAATCGGGCGTGGGCGGCTTCAACGCCCTCAAGGCCATGAGCGAGCGCAACGACGACCCCGCTTCGGCCTCGCGCCCGTATGACAAGGACCGCGACGGCTTTGTGCTGGGTGAAGGCGCGGGCGCGCTGGTGCTCGAAGAATACGAACACGCCAAGGCGCGCGGCGCCAAAATCTACTGCGAGGTTATCGGCGGCGGCATGTCGTCGGATGCCTACCACATTACGGCGCCCGACCCTAGCGGCTCGGGCGTGGTGCTGGTGATGCGTAACGCGCTGCGCGACGCCGGCATTCAGCCCGAAGACGTGGACTACATCAACACCCACGGCACAAGCACGCCGCTCGGCGACGGGGCGGAGATTAAGGCCATCGAAACCGTATTTGGTGAGCACGCGGCCAAGCTCAACATCTCTTCGACCAAGAGCATGACGGGCCACCTGCTCGGCGGCGCCGGCGGTATCGAGGCGGTGGCTAGCATCCTGGCGATGCAGCACGGCATGGTGCCGCCCACCATCAACCTGCACACGCCCGACCCGGAAATCAACCAGAATCTGAACTTCACGCCCAACGTGGCGCAGAAGCGCGACGTGAACGTAGCCATCAGCAACACATTTGGCTTTGGCGGGCACAACACCAGCGTGGTTTTCCGCAAATTGGCTGAATAG
- the rnc gene encoding ribonuclease III, with protein sequence MPLPLFGLFRRLLGSDKQFRQAVATVIGQDPHNARLYQLAFTHSSVVKQDPGAGRHQSNERLEFLGDAVLGTVVAEYLFKKYPYEQEGFLTETRSRIVNRESLNAIALKMGLDKLVQLDATQARVARSRSVNGNALEALVGAVYLDLGYKAARKFVLKGLIKPFVDVNKLTTTTSNYKSKLIEWAQRHGKDVRYELSGEPRPGGVMEFTATVLLSDEVVATGMGLNKKQAEQLAAERALAALGV encoded by the coding sequence ATGCCCCTCCCCCTCTTTGGCCTGTTTCGGCGGCTGCTGGGCAGCGATAAGCAGTTTCGGCAGGCCGTGGCCACCGTTATTGGCCAAGACCCGCACAATGCGCGGCTGTACCAGCTAGCCTTCACGCACTCGTCGGTGGTGAAACAGGACCCCGGCGCGGGCCGCCACCAGAGCAACGAGCGGCTGGAGTTTCTGGGCGACGCGGTGCTGGGTACCGTGGTGGCCGAGTATCTGTTTAAAAAGTATCCCTATGAGCAAGAGGGCTTTCTGACCGAAACGCGTTCGCGCATTGTTAACCGCGAGAGCCTGAATGCTATTGCCCTGAAAATGGGCCTCGACAAGCTGGTGCAGCTCGATGCTACCCAGGCCCGCGTGGCCCGCTCGCGCTCGGTGAATGGCAACGCGCTGGAGGCGCTGGTGGGCGCCGTGTACCTCGACCTGGGCTACAAAGCGGCCCGCAAGTTTGTGCTCAAAGGCTTGATTAAGCCATTTGTGGACGTCAACAAGCTGACTACCACCACCTCCAACTACAAGAGCAAGCTCATTGAGTGGGCGCAGCGCCACGGCAAAGACGTGCGCTACGAGCTAAGTGGCGAGCCCCGGCCGGGCGGCGTAATGGAGTTTACGGCCACCGTGCTGCTCAGCGATGAAGTGGTGGCTACCGGCATGGGCCTCAATAAGAAGCAGGCCGAGCAGCTCGCCGCCGAGCGGGCGCTGGCGGCACTAGGGGTGTAA
- the nadE gene encoding NAD(+) synthase, translating into MRLAGAALNQIPFDWGHNIQNISAAIAQAKAEGVELLCLPELCLTGYNCEDLFLSDWLPAAALEHLQKIRPLTEGICVVVGLPVRLAHRTYNTAAVLRDGQILGFAAKQFLANDGVHYETRFFVPWVAGEATTVEHNGESWPLGDLTFEHLGVRFGFEICEDAWRPDDVRPACRLVGKVELILNPSASHFAMSKTDLRYKLVLNASRNFTCTYLYANLLGNEAGRIIYDGEILIARNGHLLKRNQLLSFKAVDMEWVDVNFREPLAVADVIVPLPEPDEYRELNQAMSLGLFDYLRKARSRGFVLSLSGGADSCFCAVAVAEMVRLGVAELGEEEFKRRSGTFDAAKTSVVQAGAGGAAHQAVEPAPARPQLSPNQQLVNHLLACAYQGTVNSSDDTLTSARELADSIGARFFAWTIDEEVSGYVGKIEHALGRELTWQTDDLALQNIQARVRAPGIWLLANVQNCLLITTSNRSEASVGYCTMDGDTAGSISPIAGVDKDFVKKWLRWAQTALGYEALRHVNALQPTAELRPLADKQTDERDLMPYVLLNRIERLAFYDRLSPAAVLAQLVAEEPAYAPEQLRAYVKRFYQLWSRNQWKRERYAPSFHLDDYNVDPRSWLRFPILSGGFAEELAAL; encoded by the coding sequence ATGCGCCTTGCCGGAGCCGCCCTCAACCAGATTCCCTTCGACTGGGGGCATAATATTCAGAATATCAGCGCGGCCATTGCCCAGGCCAAGGCTGAGGGCGTGGAGCTGCTGTGCCTGCCCGAGCTGTGCCTGACGGGCTACAACTGCGAAGACCTGTTTTTGAGCGACTGGCTACCGGCGGCAGCGCTGGAGCATTTGCAAAAAATAAGGCCGCTCACCGAGGGCATCTGCGTGGTGGTGGGGCTGCCGGTGCGGCTAGCCCACCGCACCTACAACACGGCCGCCGTGCTGCGCGACGGCCAGATTCTGGGCTTCGCGGCCAAGCAGTTTCTGGCCAACGACGGGGTGCACTACGAGACGCGCTTCTTCGTGCCGTGGGTGGCGGGCGAAGCGACCACCGTCGAGCACAACGGCGAAAGCTGGCCGCTGGGCGACCTCACCTTTGAGCACCTGGGGGTGCGGTTTGGCTTCGAGATTTGTGAGGATGCGTGGCGGCCCGACGATGTGCGACCCGCCTGCCGGCTCGTGGGCAAGGTGGAGTTGATACTTAACCCCTCGGCTAGCCACTTCGCGATGAGCAAGACTGACCTGCGCTACAAGCTGGTGCTCAATGCTTCGCGCAATTTTACGTGCACCTACCTCTACGCCAACTTGCTGGGCAACGAGGCCGGGCGTATCATCTACGACGGCGAAATCCTCATTGCCCGCAACGGCCACCTGCTCAAGCGCAACCAGCTGCTGAGCTTTAAAGCGGTGGATATGGAATGGGTGGATGTGAACTTTCGGGAGCCGCTCGCAGTGGCCGACGTTATCGTGCCGCTGCCCGAGCCCGACGAGTATCGCGAGCTGAACCAAGCCATGAGCCTGGGCCTCTTCGACTACCTGCGCAAGGCGCGCAGCCGGGGCTTCGTGCTGAGCCTCAGCGGCGGAGCCGACTCGTGCTTTTGCGCGGTAGCCGTGGCCGAGATGGTGCGCCTGGGCGTGGCCGAGCTGGGCGAAGAAGAATTTAAGCGGCGCAGCGGCACGTTTGACGCGGCCAAAACGTCCGTAGTGCAGGCGGGCGCGGGCGGCGCGGCCCATCAGGCAGTGGAGCCGGCGCCCGCTAGGCCCCAGCTCAGCCCTAATCAACAGCTCGTTAATCACCTGCTTGCCTGCGCCTACCAGGGCACCGTCAATTCCTCGGATGACACGCTGACCTCCGCCAGGGAGCTAGCCGACAGCATCGGCGCCCGGTTTTTTGCCTGGACGATTGACGAGGAAGTGAGTGGCTACGTGGGCAAGATTGAGCACGCGCTGGGCCGCGAATTGACCTGGCAAACCGACGACCTGGCGCTGCAAAATATTCAGGCTAGGGTGCGCGCCCCCGGCATCTGGCTGCTGGCCAATGTGCAGAACTGCCTGCTCATCACGACCAGCAACCGCTCGGAAGCCAGCGTGGGCTACTGCACCATGGACGGCGACACGGCCGGCAGCATCTCCCCCATCGCGGGCGTCGATAAGGACTTCGTCAAGAAGTGGCTGCGCTGGGCCCAAACGGCCCTCGGCTACGAAGCGCTGCGCCACGTGAACGCCTTGCAACCCACCGCCGAGCTGCGCCCCCTGGCCGACAAGCAAACCGACGAGCGCGACCTCATGCCCTACGTGCTGCTCAACCGCATCGAGCGGCTGGCCTTCTACGACCGGCTTTCGCCGGCCGCCGTGCTGGCCCAGCTCGTGGCCGAAGAACCAGCCTACGCGCCTGAACAGCTGCGCGCCTACGTCAAGCGCTTTTACCAACTCTGGAGCCGCAACCAGTGGAAGCGCGAGCGCTACGCGCCCAGCTTTCACCTCGACGACTACAACGTGGACCCGCGCTCGTGGCTACGCTTCCCGATTCTGAGCGGCGGGTTTGCCGAGGAGCTGGCGGCGCTGTAG
- a CDS encoding RNA polymerase sigma factor: MAYCLPLPFALEALPCPSRSAAADAELVAQLQQGSEAAFRTLVARFQDRVYSTALSLLRSPEEAEDVAQEVFVEVYQTIARFRDESALSTWLYRLATSRALQHRRRLSAKKRFAFFTSLLGFHNQVLHEPPDHAHPQALLESEQQLTLLHQYIGRLPTQQQVVFTLRHEQELSYEEIAAVLNITVAAVESALFRARQTLRRHLHPSFRHV; the protein is encoded by the coding sequence ATGGCCTACTGCCTGCCGCTGCCTTTTGCTCTTGAAGCGCTGCCTTGCCCTAGCCGGAGCGCGGCCGCCGATGCTGAGCTGGTAGCGCAGCTTCAGCAGGGCAGTGAAGCTGCGTTTCGCACCTTGGTGGCGCGCTTTCAGGACCGGGTGTATAGCACCGCTTTGTCGCTGCTGCGCTCGCCCGAAGAAGCTGAAGACGTGGCCCAGGAGGTTTTCGTGGAAGTTTACCAAACTATCGCCCGGTTTAGGGACGAGTCGGCCCTTAGCACCTGGCTCTACCGGCTAGCCACGTCGCGGGCCTTGCAGCACCGTCGGCGCCTGAGTGCCAAGAAGCGTTTCGCTTTTTTTACGAGCCTGCTCGGCTTTCATAACCAGGTGCTGCACGAGCCGCCCGACCACGCGCACCCGCAGGCGCTGCTCGAAAGTGAGCAGCAGCTCACCCTGCTGCACCAGTACATCGGGCGCCTGCCCACCCAGCAGCAGGTAGTTTTCACGCTCCGCCACGAGCAGGAGCTGAGCTACGAGGAAATAGCGGCGGTGCTTAATATCACCGTGGCGGCCGTAGAATCCGCGTTGTTTCGGGCACGGCAAACGCTGCGCCGCCACCTTCACCCCTCGTTTCGCCATGTCTGA
- the lgt gene encoding prolipoprotein diacylglyceryl transferase, translating into MTALLAYIPWNVSPIIAEIGPLLLRWYGVLFALGFVIGSFVLTHIYKEEGVRPYWVDVITFYMVVGTVLGARLGHVFFYDWASYKEHPWEILKIWHGGLASHGATIGILLAVFIFSVRNKFDYLWVLDRIVIVVAIGGACIRLGNLMNSEIVGKPTDVPWAFVFPRDTEHLQAPVMPLPAGAVLVQRSRLPNGEEHTEVLPAGTTPTATMEMAVPRHPTQIYESLFCIFLLVLLYSLWNKYKERTPRGLLFGLFVVLLFTFRILVEFLKENQVSQETGIIAQYHLNIGQLLSIPFILIGLWVLLRAGKDPKNPYGYAPRDLAEEEAAARATAVKS; encoded by the coding sequence ATGACTGCGCTGCTCGCTTATATTCCCTGGAACGTCTCCCCTATTATTGCCGAAATCGGGCCGCTGCTGCTGCGCTGGTACGGCGTGCTGTTTGCGCTGGGCTTCGTCATCGGCTCGTTTGTGCTCACGCATATTTATAAGGAAGAAGGCGTGCGGCCGTATTGGGTCGATGTCATCACCTTCTACATGGTGGTGGGCACGGTGCTGGGCGCGCGGCTAGGCCACGTTTTCTTCTACGATTGGGCTTCCTATAAAGAACACCCCTGGGAGATTCTTAAAATCTGGCACGGCGGGCTAGCCTCGCACGGCGCTACAATTGGCATTTTGCTGGCAGTCTTCATTTTCAGCGTGCGCAATAAATTTGACTACCTCTGGGTGCTCGACCGCATTGTGATTGTGGTGGCCATCGGCGGGGCGTGCATCCGGCTAGGCAACCTCATGAATTCCGAGATTGTGGGCAAGCCGACCGATGTGCCGTGGGCCTTCGTGTTTCCGCGCGACACCGAGCACCTGCAAGCGCCCGTGATGCCGCTGCCCGCCGGGGCGGTGCTGGTGCAGCGCAGCCGCCTGCCCAATGGCGAAGAGCACACCGAAGTACTGCCCGCCGGCACCACCCCCACCGCTACCATGGAGATGGCCGTGCCCCGCCACCCCACCCAGATTTACGAGTCGCTGTTTTGCATCTTCCTGCTGGTGCTGCTGTATAGCCTGTGGAATAAATACAAGGAGCGCACGCCGCGTGGCTTACTGTTTGGCCTGTTTGTGGTGCTGCTGTTCACGTTCCGTATTCTGGTCGAATTTCTGAAAGAAAACCAGGTATCGCAGGAAACCGGCATCATCGCGCAATACCACCTCAACATCGGGCAGCTGCTCAGTATTCCGTTCATTCTCATTGGCTTGTGGGTGCTGCTGCGCGCCGGCAAAGACCCCAAAAACCCTTACGGCTACGCCCCGCGCGACCTGGCCGAGGAGGAAGCTGCCGCCCGCGCTACGGCCGTGAAGTCGTAG
- the yidD gene encoding membrane protein insertion efficiency factor YidD, translating into MLRRLLLLLVRFYQLFISPLTPPSCRYTPTCSAYAAEAIGRYGAWRGGRLALRRIGRCHPWGGAGHDPVP; encoded by the coding sequence ATGCTTCGTCGTTTGCTGCTGCTGCTGGTGCGGTTTTACCAGTTGTTCATTTCGCCGCTCACCCCGCCGAGCTGCCGCTACACGCCTACTTGCTCGGCTTATGCCGCCGAGGCCATTGGCCGGTACGGGGCGTGGCGCGGGGGGCGGCTGGCGCTGCGGCGCATCGGGCGCTGCCACCCGTGGGGCGGCGCGGGCCACGACCCGGTGCCGTAG